Proteins from a single region of Tachysurus vachellii isolate PV-2020 chromosome 15, HZAU_Pvac_v1, whole genome shotgun sequence:
- the LOC132858457 gene encoding TRPM8 channel-associated factor homolog, translating into MERELDYYALMKGVQELDFQGIAEPSDLVLIGSNAFPLSMNPRGQVLMAASRYGQGRIVVLGHEEYLIRFPGLVENALNWLMPTESESTTVGIQKSLISLAKNLSYSSLKTEMGDFQNVGIAVYVADAYSVDSCAKELVTFMKSGGGLLIAGQACSWAQSHPGENTLLCFPGNKVCSVAGIYFSELPAELGKFPVPMQIPSSWLAVSIGKDFKDDLQFLLEGVSEFDVRGGALASEVMAHGPLAFPIALTPCGRAFIAGAYYGQGRIIVATHESYLGRDSLSTFLINAINWLDEGRKGEIGIVPQLKDAHRVLSKSGLNCQFSTFREDLSVFVCTSYDDSQRHQIKEFVAEGGGLMIGGHVWYWAQCHPQLNVMTDCPGNRILNKMGLCLMGNTLQGGLYKAQQATGDGGSGTPYHFRDSLQRFASHVIEGQDLSKHDENRLQKLRNDCTSYLRMNAHDSSSYTSMVSLLTDMVKEAGVPQVCDTSPVKNTKDKLLLHVGSEVYKVCKDPDALLPYIISDIPDLPTVSNARVRIKADTSGCEEWISTGLYLSPGMKTYIAVPPEIKGKGWQLQTGCQTDCLDNLDVLKRAPVVHERFAFDSDMVQVWNLWGGLLYLIAPPHSKVDGAEVIVQTAIEAPYYKSGQTSVKDWVQKIRSAPAPWAELEFENIIITLHSEFIRKLDRPDEVAALWDSIMKGVADLAAKPAKFPRKERFVADVQISHGFMHAGYPVMIHSNSVAELVNPETARTQGIWGAIHELGHNQQRSVWEFPPHTTECTCNLWSVYVHEEVLGVNREKAHPNMTPENRKSRAKSYTKEGRKLENWSVWTALETYMQLQEKFGWDAFKKVFAAYHSIINVPNDRDGKMNLYAVTFSKVVNMNLAAFFKAWGWPIQGSTEETLSSLPVWNDHPMAQYA; encoded by the exons ATGGAACGCGAGCTTGACTACTATGCCCTTATGAAAGGCGTTCAAGAGCTTGATTTCCAAGGGATTGCAGAGCCAAGTGACCTTGTGCTAATAGGCAGCAATGCCTTTCCTCTCTCAATGAATCCAAGAGGTCAGGTCCTAATGGCTGCATCTCGCTATGGCCAAGGACGAATAGTAGTGTTGGGACATGAGGAGTATTTAATTCGTTTCCCAGGCCTGGTGGAGAATGCCTTGAATTGGCTTATGCCAACTGAGTCTGAAAGCACAACTGTAGGCATTCAAAAGAGTCTCATTTCCCTTGCAAAGAATTTATCTTACTCCTCTCTGAAAACTGAGATGGGAGATTTCCAAAATGTTGGGATAGCGGTCTATGTGGCTGATGCCTACAGTGTCGATTCATGTGCCAAAGAGTTAGTAACCTTCATGAAATCTGGGGGAGGCTTGCTCATTGCTGGTCAGGCTTGCAGTTGGGCTCAATCCCATCCAGGAGAAAATACATTACTCTGCTTCCCAGGCAACAAAGTGTGCAGTGTGGCAGGAATCTATTTCTCAGAACTTCCAGCTGAGCTCGGCAAATTTCCAGTCCCAATGCAAATTCCTTCCAGCTGGCTGGCAGTTTC GATTGGAAAGGATTTTAAAGATGACCTACAGTTCCTACTAGAAGGTGTTTCGGAGTTTGATGTTCGAGGTGGGGCTTTAGCATCCGAAGTGATGGCACATGGACCCTTAGCCTTTCCTATTGCACTTACCCCATGTGGTAGAGCATTCATTGCTGGGGCCTACTATGGACAGGGGAGAATAATCGTGGCCACCCATGAAAGCTACCTTGGTCGTGATTCACTGTCTACTTTTTTGATCAATGCTATCAACTGGCTTGATGAAGGACGCAAAGGGGAAATCGGAATCGTTCCCCAACTTAAAGATGCCCATCGTGTTCTGAGCAAGTCAGGGCTTAATTGTCAATTCAGCACTTTTAGGGAAGACCTGAGTGTCTTTGTCTGTACCTCCTACGATGATTCCCAACGTCACCAGATCAAGGAGTTTGTTGCTGAGGGTGGAGGTCTTATGATAGGAGGTCATGTTTGGTACTGGGCCCAGTGCCATCCTCAGCTCAATGTGATGACTGATTGCCCAGGAAACCGTATCCTCAATAAAATGGGACTGTGCCTAATGGGTAATACCTTGCAAGGTGGCTTGTATAAAGCCCAGCAAGCAACAGGAGATGGGGGCAGTGGTACACCATACCATTTCCGTGACTCGCTACAGCGCTTTGCTAGCCATGTCATCGAGGGCCAGGATCTTTCCAAACATGATGAGAACCGTCTACAGAAGCTGAGAAATGATTGCACAAGTTATCTCCGCATGAATGCTCATGACAGCTCTTCCTATACATCAATGGTTTCACTGCTCACAGATATGGTGAAAGAGGCAGGAGTTCCACAGGTGTGCGATACATCTCCTGTGAAAAATACCAAAGATAAATTGCTGCTTCATGTGGGAAGTGAGGTGTACAAAGTGTGCAAAGATCCTGATGCACTTCTGCCATACATCATCTCTGATATACCCGATCTACCTACAGTTTCCAATGCGAGAGTCAGGATCAAGGCAGATACATCTG GTTGTGAAGAATGGATAAGCACAGGACTGTATCTTTCCCCTGGAATGAAAACCTACATTGCAGTACCTCCAGAAATCAAAGGCAAAGGTTGGCAG CTGCAGACTGGATGTCAAACAGATTGCTTGGATAATTTAGATGTTCTGAAACGTGCTCCTGTAGTGCACGAGCGATTTGCATTCGACTCTGACATGGTGCAGGTCTGGAATTTATGGGGTGGACTTTTATACCTGATCGCACCACCCCATAGCAAAGTGGATGGTGCGGAGGTTATTGTACAAACAGCCATAGAAGCACCGTACTACAAGTCTG GACAAACCAGTGTAAAAGACTGGGTGCAGAAGATCCGTAGTGCACCAGCTCCTTGGGCAGAACTGGAGTTTGAGAATATAATCATTACCTTACACTCTGAATTCATCCGTAAACTGGACCGTCCTGATGAGGTGGCGGCTCTCTGGGATTCCATCATGAAGGGTGTGGCTGATTTAGCCGCAAAACCTGCCAAGTTTCCACGCAAGGAACGTTTTGTTGCTGATGTTCAGATCTCTCATG gtttcATGCATGCTGGCTACCCTGTAATGATTCACTCCAACTCTGTCGCAGAACTCGTGAACCCAGAGACAGCTCGTACGCAGGGCATTTGGGGGGCTATTCATGAATTAGGCCATAATCAGCAGCGCTCGGTGTGGGAGTTCCCTCCACATACCACTGAGTGCACCTGTAATCTGTGGTCAGTGTATGTGCATGAGGAGGTGCTGGGGGTGAACAGGGAAAAAGCTCATCCGAACATGACTCCAGAAAACAGAAAGAGTCGAGCTAAGAGTTACACTAAGGAAGGCAGGAAACTGGAAAACTGGAGTGTCTGGACAGCCCTGGAAACGTACATGCAG CTGCAAGAAAAATTTGGCTGGGATGCATTCAAGAAAGTGTTTGCAGCTTATCACAGCATCATTAATGTTCCAAATGACCGAGATGGAAAGATGAACTTGTACGCTGTAACGTTCTCCAAGGTAGTGAACATGAATCTGGCTGCTTTCTTCAAAGCCTGGGGTTGGCCCATTCAGGGCAGCACGGAGGAAACGCTCAGCAGTCTGCCTGTGTGGAACGACCATCCCATGGCCCAGTATGCTTAA